The Panicum hallii strain FIL2 chromosome 5, PHallii_v3.1, whole genome shotgun sequence genome contains the following window.
AAACTCTTTCGCTCCAAATGGGTAAAGCCACGCCCCGCagctcgcccgcgcgcgcgcacggcaGCGCGCGCGATTCCTCCGCTCCTCCCTTGAGCGCGGCCACGGCCGTCTCGCGCGTCGCTTCGCGACGGGGCTCGCCGCCGTACGTGACTACGTGGGGCGGTGGCGGGTGGGGGTGCGCGCGCGCGAACGAGCCGTGGGGGCGGGCCGGCAGCCGAGGCCGAGCCGAGCGGCGTCAGCTTTACACTGTAGCGCGCGAACCGAGCTGGCACGGCAGCGAGGCGGCAGACTAGCGCCGGTGGTGGACGTGGACCGGGCGGAGGGTGGtgtggggttgggggggggggggggggggcgctccCGCTCCCGGCCGCGCTCGCCCGGCTCGGCTACAGGCGGCCGGGGGGCGCAGAGGCGCAGCGCAGTCCTCCGACCCTCCCCCTCGTCCTCCACCTCGGGAAGCTGGCGATGGACGGGCTGTCGGCCACCCTGGCCACAGCGCAGCCCGGGGCGGGTCCCGCGCGCTCGCGCTACGCTACATGGTGGCgtggcgtcgtcgtcgtccggtCAGAAACAACAGCGTACCGCACCTGCCTGACCGGCTCGATCCATCCGCTCGTATCATATGCGGGCTCGTCCTGCTCTGTTCGTTGTCCGAAATGGCAGCAGCGCACCTAGTCCCATTCCCATCAGCCATTTTTTTCCCCGGtccaaggaggaggaggaagacaggatagctgctggctgctgcatGGGGCACAGCTATGGTCCGCCATGTGAATATGTGATGGCTGGTGAGATGATGAGATCCATATCCATCCAGCCAGAGGAGCTCGCCGAGAGAGATGATCAATGATTAAGGCCAGATTGGGCCAAACGGGTATGATGGTTTGCCGCTGCCGAGTGGACCGGTCAAACACGGAACACGCCTGCGGCCTGGCCCACGATTCCCGATTTTCTCTCCCCCTTTGCCTGTTCTTTCCCTGAGGAAACAAAAAACATGGCCaacacaaaaagaaaaaaaaggtcaAGTGCCTCCGCTCGTGGAGCCATGCATGACCCGGAGATGGATTGAAACCGAGAGGAGAGCATGCAGTTTTGAGAGTTCTTTCGCCGGAGAAGTGGAGATAGTGGCCTGCCCCCCCTGACGTGCTTGTCCCTGACGCCGATCAGCGCCATTTGTGGAGGGCTGGAGGCGCCTGTCTTCTCTGACCTACTGCTCTCCGTACGGACGCACTGTGCGGCGCGTCACCCCTCGCCCCCATCTAATAACCCTGTCATTTCCCGCATCACGTCGATCAGGCTACGCTACCAGAGGATCCAGGGCAGGCCCTCCCATATGGGAAAAATACCAGGAAGCTACGCGCGCGTACGTGCACGCGAAACGACCGGGCATGGGACCGCCAGCGCCACGGCACAGTGGTGCCCGTTCCCTGTGCGAGTGCGCACCTGTAACCTCTGGCAGGTGCACACGTCTCTGGGTCAGAACGCACAGTGCGTGCGCGAGGGCCCGGCCGACGAGAGGGCGCGCAGGATACACGCGTGGCATGCTCCAGCTTCCAGCAGCCGCGTGCTGTACCGCCTGATGGGAGCACCACACACTCTACAGTGTCACTGTGCGTCAGCATATAGCATTGCAGCTAGCAGGGCGATGTGTTGGGTCTCAGCTCAGCTGCGACCGACCGCCGACGACATGGCCCAGCGATCGATCGGGCGGTGTTTCCCGGCAGCGCTCCGCGTCTCCCTTtgcaactctctctctctcggggcCGGGGGAGAAAGAAGCAGCGCCCGCGGCGAACAGCTTGCGCAGCTACACGCGCGACGGTGCCTTCAGAATATTGCCCGGAAAGCGACGGGCAACGAGTCCCTGTCTGCCATGTCGTGCTGCTTGCTTGCGTTGCGTCCGTTCGTCAGCGAAAGAAAACTCTGAAAGACATGGCGCGGTAGCTCGAGCCTGCCGTCATACGCACCAAGAGATGATGATCCCGTAGAATACAAGTGAAGGAATTGCTCATGTTGGTCGATCGGGCTGCTTGCTTTTGTGTTCCTTTGACCTGCGGTATTAGCGTGTTACAGGCTTACAGCCAGTGCTTAGGTGAAACCACCCAATCGAATCCTCGCTTTACTCGATCACGCCGGCACGTATCAGGCTCCTCGTGCTGCCTTTGCTCCCAAGTGTGTGCGCCATCATTTCTAGGTGCGAGCATGTTCGCTCCTTCGAATTCCTACGCTTCCGAGTTCCGACGTGGCCTGAAGCCCTCTGAACCTTGCATTGAGCATGGCAAGACGGTGCCGAGTCGCCGAGCCCCGCAGGCAGACAGCAGCTTGATGCCTGGTGATTTATTCGCTCTAGATTCTAATCGGAAGGCATGTGATCCCTCTGCAAACCATCTGTGCTTGTTCTAGCCACAATAGGCTTTCACTGTCACGGTGCTATTAGGTTTTGTCCGCTGAGTATCCTACGAACTAGCCTAAAATTTGTAACCTGGTGAAGGGGTGTACGGGGAGGAGTAACATGTGGAACCGTTTGCCAAGGCATAAGATGCGGCGTAGGGGCTAACATTAGCGATCAACGACAACGGCAGCAGACTGATGGGGTCTGTATGGTTGTATACAAGCTCAGcagcttctttttttttttgtgccGCTGTGCACTGCTACAAGACAAGGTGTGTGTTAATTAATGGCCCCATACTGCGTAGCTTTTGTCGAGGTAGCTCTGATATACTTAAAACAGGGTAGGCTAGCATTGGCAATTTGCCGCATGCTTTTTTCAGTCGCATGATGTTCATGTACGCCGACTGTTCAGTTAGTGCCAACTTTCTGGTGGCAGAACAATTCAGTACCGGACAATGTACAGAGATACACTGTACAGAAAGAATAGAGACCAGAATAAAGGTATCAACACACAGGTCATTACAGGTTTACATACTGACATCATTGCTGCATTCGAGCGTGTACACACGCCAACGGTGAATGTTCAGAAAATGGTTAAAACAAAAGATTAACAACGGCAGAAGTTACATCTTATTCTGTTTCAAAAGAGGGATTAAGCGGAGGGAAGAACCCCATCCGCTTGCCGCAAAATCGGCACACAGCAATTAAATAGTCCAAACCAATGCAAATTGTTTCAAACATGGTAAGAGAATACGCAGGCATGCACCAAAACCTTCCGGCAAATGCGATCGGTCACTAGCATTTCGGAAGATCGGACGGCGGCGGTAGCATCTTCTGGTTCGGCAGCGGGCCGTCGTTGACGAGCCACGCCATGGACAGGCCCCAGCTCAAGTGAACGTCGAAGTGGCAGTGCATGAGCCACACACCTGTCACATGCACCGAGTCAACGCTAGTCAGAGCACGGCCAACGAAAGTCAACCCAAGCTGAGCAATTGAGCATGCATGTCGATTCGCCGATGGATGGGCGTAAAGGTAATTAATTACCCGGGTTGTCAGCGAGGAAGCGGACGGCGACCCAGCCGGCGGTGGGCACGCTGATGGTGTTCCTCTCGACGGGGTCGGCGAGGTTGTACCTGGGCGGGTCGTTGACCGGGTCGAAGTTGCCGAACCCCTCCCCGACGACGAAGAAGTTGTAGCCGTGCAGGTGCAGCGGGTGGCTCTCGGCGCCCTGGATGCTCGTCCCCTGCAGCACCAGCTCCACGGAGGTGTTGAACCTGAGCGGCACCACCCGCGTGCCGTGTTGCACGAACGTGTTGTTCGGCGGCGTGCCCGTATAGTTGAACGGGTGCGGCGGGGTCGTGGGGAAGTTGGCCAGCAGCacgccggcgtagcgccgctGGTAGTGCGCCTCCAGGAGCGCCGTCCGGGGCCGGAAGAAGGAATTGTTGTTGATGGAGGCCGCGAACTTGGTGCCGTTGGGGCCCTGGCACGTCTGGTTGGACGGGCACGGGTCCGTGCCCAAGCCGACGGTGAAGAGCAGGTGCCGGTCCACCGCCAGCGGCACGCGCGCCGGATACTGCGCGCTGGCGAGGCTGCGGAAGTTGCGGGAGAAGTTGGTCACCGCGCCGGTGTCGTTGTACAGCGGCAGGGCCGGCAGGGGGAGGTTCCCGGCCGGCGCCGGGGCGTACTCGAGGACGGCCACGGCGGTGGTGTTGTCGAACGTGCCCTGGGTGTTGGTGTAGGGCGAGATGGCCATGGCGTACGCCGGGGAGGCCGGGTTCGAGGCCGTCGTAAGGAGCACGTTCATGGTCTGCCCCGGCGAGATGACGAGCGTCTGGACGGTGAACGGCTTGACGTAATTGGCGTCCGCCTCCACGACGGTGAGGGTGTGGTTGGCGATGCCGAAGAAGAGCTCGTCGTTGAGCGCGGAGTTGATGAGCCGGAGCATGTACGTCCTCCCGGGCTTCACCTTCAGCTTGTACGTGTCTGATAGCACGTGGAGCAGCAATTCAATTCGTTGCGATCATTTTGGCCCAACGCAAATCCAGGATTTTTAGATTTTTAGCCTTTTTAGATTTTTAGCCATGATGGGAAAGGGAAAATGTACCTTGGGCTGAGCAGTTGTATGTTGGGCCTGGAAGCCCATTGAAGGTGTAAGCATCGGAGACATTCGGGCCACCGCCAGTCTGCAAGGCCTGGTTGATGACCGCCTCCGTGTCCGCGTTGAACCACTCACCTGCCAATTTTTCACACGCTCAGGATTGCCCAATGGCTCAAGTTAATCCATGGACGAGCCTTAGCTTACCGAAGAGGATGGGCACCTCCTTGTAGGGTCGCGGGAACGGGTACCCCTCGGCGCGCTTGGGGAGGATGACGAGCGGGCCGTAGAGGTGGACGCGCAGCCAGGAGAAGTGCGCGTGCCACCACAGCGTCCCGCGCTGCCCCGTCACGGTGAAGTCGTACACGTAGCTCTGCCCGCCCTGGATCGGGCACTGCGTGATGTACGACGGCCCGTCCGCCCACCCGTTGCGCAGCTGCCGGACGCCGTGCCTGCATTCATCCGGTCGTCCACGTACGCAggtcagccgccgccgccggcgaatGCCACCGGTCGATCGACCTCGGTGTCTGGTCTTCCTCTTACCAGTGGAACGAGACATTGTAGTTGATGTGGTTGTGGACCTTGACCACGAGGCGGTCGCCTTCCCGCACGGTCAGCTTCGGCCCCGGGAACTGCCCGTTCACCGTCGGGATGCTCTTCGTCACGCACAGCCGCGTCACATTCGTCATCCGCACCTGCGCACAGATCAAAACCACATGCATGGGTGAGCGCACCTGCATAGTATAAGACCGCACGGTCCGATGCTCGTCGTGTGCGTACGTTGAACGTGTAGTAGTGggtgtcgccggcggcgaggcccgGCAGGGCgagcaggacggcggcggcgaaggcgatGAAGGGGCATGCGGAGGCGGCGTGCCCTCGCCGGAGACCATGGCGAGCGCCCATCCTGATGACGGACCTCCGCCCTCTCGTGTTGTGTTTGCGCTTCGAAGCAAGTGAAGTGGCGCACACTTCGGTAGCGAATGAGTGCGCGGTCTATATAGGCGCCATGATGGCCGCCGGCGGGGTTCGTGGCCTGCATGGTAGGAGGTCACAGCGCGGTGGTGGTTGGCCTGCTAGTTGGTGGAGGAAAATAGAAAAACTTGTCGATGGGCCACTGGTTCGTCGCTCCTTCTTTAGCTCCGGCAGCAGGGCCAGGCCCTGTATGGGATTCGCATGTCACCTGTGGGTTTGGTCGAGGTGAACCCTCTTCATTTTATCAGGTACGTTTCTTATAAACCAGCTCGTAGTTGATctgaaaataaataaaaaacaaCAAATGAACCCATGCACTAGCTGGGAACAGATAAAATGGACTCAGGACGGATATAAAGAGttgcagtttttttttttgagcaaTTGGGCAGGTGCTCTGCCTTTTCATTATAGTAGAAGCAGAGTTACAGTTTGGAAACAATGTCATTCCAAGTCCACTTTTCACTGATTAAACAATTGTTACATGGCACACTGTATGGTGGACGGTTAATTATTTCGGAGAAGACATCATTCCAAGAAGGTGAAGTATCAATtcctaattggaacatggaACACTCGCTTTAAGTTGACCTTTTCTGTCAGCTTGCAAGAAACTCCACGTGACGCCTTTCTTATCACAGATCAACTCCCAGTCCTGTTTACCCCTTCTTCTGCATGCACCTTTTATTTTGTCCATTTATCCGTGTCTTGTGAGCCTTTGAAGCTAACTACCCCCTGCGTCAATCTTATAAACCTGCATGCCTCTTTGCCTTTTCTTCGGTGGCGATTTGGGGCTTGTTTAAGACCGCCGGGTCTGAACATAAACAAGGTGGCCAAACAGTGCCGTTACGTTGCTTAGAGCTGTGTGTTTGTTGAAGTGGAGCTAGCGGACCGATCTTTCATTTGATTTTCTATCCGACCGTCACAAACCGATGGGCCAAGCAATCTGCCTCCTTTTTTGTCAGATGGATTTACACTGACATGCTCGTGCCGCCATGTGACAAGCCCTGAATGTCAGGGACCAATAGAGGCCGTGCAATACCGTTGAGTGAGCAGTGCACCCATTGTTTTGAGATGCGCCAACCTGACGATCTGTCGATCTCCCATACCTTAGTTAG
Protein-coding sequences here:
- the LOC112891541 gene encoding putative laccase-5, giving the protein MGARHGLRRGHAASACPFIAFAAAVLLALPGLAAGDTHYYTFNVRMTNVTRLCVTKSIPTVNGQFPGPKLTVREGDRLVVKVHNHINYNVSFHWHGVRQLRNGWADGPSYITQCPIQGGQSYVYDFTVTGQRGTLWWHAHFSWLRVHLYGPLVILPKRAEGYPFPRPYKEVPILFGEWFNADTEAVINQALQTGGGPNVSDAYTFNGLPGPTYNCSAQDTYKLKVKPGRTYMLRLINSALNDELFFGIANHTLTVVEADANYVKPFTVQTLVISPGQTMNVLLTTASNPASPAYAMAISPYTNTQGTFDNTTAVAVLEYAPAPAGNLPLPALPLYNDTGAVTNFSRNFRSLASAQYPARVPLAVDRHLLFTVGLGTDPCPSNQTCQGPNGTKFAASINNNSFFRPRTALLEAHYQRRYAGVLLANFPTTPPHPFNYTGTPPNNTFVQHGTRVVPLRFNTSVELVLQGTSIQGAESHPLHLHGYNFFVVGEGFGNFDPVNDPPRYNLADPVERNTISVPTAGWVAVRFLADNPGVWLMHCHFDVHLSWGLSMAWLVNDGPLPNQKMLPPPSDLPKC